GCTCACAGTGCTCAGCAGTAACTCAACCCCAAATTCCCAaccaagaaacagaaaaaaaaaaaaaaaaagaaaaaaaaaaaaagaaaaagaaaaatccattTATATGTCTAcgattttctttaattttttggataCATAACAAGGAAATTTAGGTTATAATCGGTAGACCATAGGATAATCCTTCGGGAAAAgagtccaaaaaataaaaaaagtcctTTGAAATCGATTGGTAACAATAGACAGCTagagattttaatataattcccCCTCCCAAGAAGAAATGCTTATCTCAAATGGTTTAGATGGGATAAATGTCATTTACTTTGTATCCAGACTGATGCAGAGGTGTAAATAATTTTGTATGGTCGTATCAGATTCTGGTGTAGTAACCTATACAGCAAGGCAGAGGTGTTATTGTTTGCTGTTTGGGACCGTAATTTGTACTATTCATTGAAGCTAGTCTCACTCCCACATGACCCAGAACTCGTCTTTCTGGATAAGCTTGAAATTTTCAACAAGCAATTTGTTTTAGGGGCATGCAACCATGTCTGTTAGTATTTATTCCGTCTCGTCTCTATCATGTCAAGCTGTCTATGATGACATTTTCTTCAAGCAATTTGCTCTAGATAATGAATAGCCGGTGAGCTTCACGTACCAATGTAGCATCACGTCTCTATAATAGTGACATATATTATCGGCCAACTCAACGATCTCCGCAATCCAGCTGCAGCCACCATCATTCCTTGTTGATCACATGCACCCACAAAGTCTACAAGCTCGGGGTGCTCTTCAACACTACACCAATCCAATTCTAACTATATCCTACTTTCCTCTAACGTTGGAGCCACTGTAGTCTAAGGGAGAAGAAAATCACTACAATCAATCTTAAATTAACAGGCACAAGTAAGATTAGCTAAAATGGTTGATTTAAGTTATGGGAATGGTGATATAATTAAACGAgtatttagagagagagagagaaacgaaTGATTTGTGAGGCTGTCGCCATAACATCAAGGTTTCCTTCTTTGAACTACGCTAACATCACATTATGGAATTATGCGCATCTTGGACACCTGGTGACATCTATAAACTGTTTACAAAAGAATGCGGGAAGACTTCAGTTGGTGGaaaaacggagagagagagaccgagaGCTGCCGGCACAGCTGAATTTTAATTGATATCGTTGCCTAAACCAAACGTGTCTTCAACACCATTTGTCACCCTCTTTCGTCGCTCGGCAATCATCTCAGAATACGCCTgacaaaatagaagaaaatataGAACTATTCCTTaactgttcttttttctttttccatttcggTTTCTATTTTCGCTAAATTGTAATGTAACACGTAATTCCAAATCCAAGATAACTCTGTAAAAATGCTGAAAGGAAACAAACAGCAAATGAACATGGTCCTCACCAGATTCCATGTCAAGGTCCCTTGTCATTTCCTCTAATTCTCAGGAAGAGTACGACAATATTACTAGGAACTATTCAGCCCATGAATCAATAAGAAAATAAGCAAGAACAACATAAAGTTCATGGTTCAGTAACAATTTCCATATGCCTCATTGCCAGAAGCACCTAATCATGCGATATCTTTGCAAGTTCTGTCCTAAGTAAATTTTAATTCAGTAACGCAAATCTACAATGCCAAATAGCCCTTTCAATAAACAAATAATCATATGCATAAATGGTTAATCATTGTTTCCACATATGCATCTTACTTCCATAGAGATTCATATtcactttctcattttttaggCACAGTGTGTTTCTCCTACCATAATGGAGGCTGTTATATGAAATCAATGGGAAATCATCATAGGATCTGAAATTCAAAAGATGCATCCTACGTCCATCATATTAAATTTCCAACCTTTCAAGCCGTAAATGGTGAGAAATCAGGAAAGGATACACTTTATACCCCAAGACAGATACTCATTACTAAAGCTAAGACATTGCATCCTTAAACAACCAAATAGTTACAATGTGTACCCTCCGCTGAGATGCGATTGTTAAAATTGTGGCATATCACCTATTTTTTGTCATCAATGGTTAaaattagatgaaagttgaTATTTGACAACAAATGGCAGTTGGAAGGTGAAATGTCTCAACTTTGTAGTTTAATCACCATGTTATTCCTTATCAGTTTGGAGatgcaaaatatttttcttgaggAATTATCATTGGAAGTGAAAAGGGTGTACGTATATTTGCAAGTGTATGTGTTTCAGAGAGAGACAGGGGGGGAGGGAGACATCAGGTATAATACAAGGGGCATCTCTCTAAACATCTCCAAAATCCAAAAGGCCAGTTTATAAAACAGAAACTACATTATCTAAGTAAGGAATATGCAAGGATTAATTAGCATGCCCCAATAAGCAAAACGGGTGAAGAGGGTTGGatccaataaaaagaaaatcattgacTAGGAGAAAATGCTCAAACCTTTGGATAAGAATACAAAAAGATGTACCACCATGTGCATATTAGTAACAATATGCCGATTGTGACAACTACggagttaaaaattaaccagCTACTAGCAGTCACTGATACTCCAGTTAAAATTATCGTCCATGGTTGACACCTAACAACAAATGGACATGAAGGAATCGAGTCAAATAGTAGAGCAAGCACAGATAGAAAAATAGGTCATTCATAAAACAATAGAACCTTTATccatgctgaaatattcaattCAACAGGAGTTATTGGTTCAATAACATGCCCAATAAAAACATTGTGCAGGTATAGTAGTCACTAGTCATCTCCGCTTTGCAATACATGAGGAAAAATTGTCAAATATGCTGTTAGTAACTCTATTTAGCTGCCAAAAGCTGgatagaaagaaaagaaagttcaGATTTCTTAGCCTCTGTTATGAAATAAACGAAGCATCATACAACTGTTTTCCATGACTAACCATTTCAAGTGATGGAATGGATCTTTAGGAACAGAACCTAAAGTCATGTATCATTTTGTGGTTCACTAGAACTACTTATTTGATCATATTATCTAACTTTCATTTTGCTCTGTCCTTCTACTAGATTCCTTTAATGGTAGCTTTCTATACTTCTAAGCAGTCAGGTCACAATGGTGCTGCTATGAAAattgaccatatatatatatattttttttaataagtaagaagatattttattgatataaagataggcatagcccatttAAATCGACATGAAAGTGATTATGCAAATGAATCATCTTAAATAGTACCAAAGAAGAAATATGGAGTCACTGCCTATATCAGTATAGCACGAGGTCATTATATTGATCTCATGAATTGCCATCATATCAAGCTAAATTACTATGTACCAGTGGCTGTCACCTCAAAAAGGTCACCATTAAGGGGGCTGAAAAGTTGAGACTCATAGGTATATAAATAAACCCACTGATATTACATTTTGGAACGCCACTTAATTCAAAGTTTGTTCTAGTAAGTTTTCCCTTCAATGACATATTAATCATTCACTTTTGTGGTCAATACTTGATAAGAGACTTAGGGCTTGTTTAGACACTTAGGCCATATTTGGGAAGTGAGATAAGTTGAgaacatatcatctcatctcaaaacttctcatgaTTTCCTacccaaacatcattcaaacacaaaacacttttcaatttcaaatcttcaactatttcatctaatcattacctaatcattacaacttcccaaaacttccaaacaaaacacaaaaaacaatacaactttttttttttgataggtgaaaaacaatacaactttttcaaattaaaaaatatatatatatattaacaaattatattcaaacaattttttaagtttatgatatttttattcaactttttctctcattttccaaaacgcaataaaacatcttaactcaaaccattttagtaatattcaacaactatttcattactattcacataattctcatctcatctcacttcctAAACATGCCCTTAGATATTCTCAAAATTTCTgataatttccttcccaaacatcactcaaatacaaaacactttccaatttcaaatcttcaacttttcatCTAATCGTTGcctaatcattatccaaacacaaaaccTAATACAACTTCCCcaaacttctaaaaaaaaaaaaaaacaactttttcaaattttaaaataaaaattatattcaaacaatttttcaactttataatatttttattaagctttttctctctcattttccaaaacccaataaaacatcttaattcaaactatttcactactattaacaGAATTATGAGATATTCTAAGTATACAAACAAGCAATTAATCTATCTATCACTTAGCCACTTATAACATGTGAGTCTCTACTAACTTGCTTGGACGGCAGGATTGAAGCACTTTTTCTTTAGTTTAGTCTTAGGTctggtttgttttcacaaactatctcattttcatctcatcttatcattataattttctcaaactcccaaacaaaatacaaaaacaatttatttttttcaaatcccgaaacaaaaaataatattaaaaaattatattctaaaaatattttattcaactttcaactttcatctcatgtCATCTGAATAACCAAATGAGGCCTTAGTTTTTCTATCCCTTAAGGgtctagtttcttttttttttttaattttattgaaaacatcaGCTCACAAAGAGGAAGCATTCATTTTTATAATGGATGTTGATCCTTTTGCTCTATCAAACCATTGGCTCTAACACAAATTATAGAAGTAGAACTACTAACTGTTTGGTGactcttaaaaggaaaaaaaaaggagtagaTTTTCCCTGAAATGAATATGACTAATACAGGGGAACCactcaaaacttaaaaattttattcaataaaaaaatccagCACTTTTTTCTGTGTTTGATAAAGGCAAGACCACCCCTTGAAACTCACACATACGTATCCCAGATCCACAACCAAGATACTATCTGCACCTACAGGGCTGTTCACCCGACCCGGAGTGAAAAGTGGActcccgacccgacccgaacaCATAGACTTCCGAACTAGACATTTCCGAACTGGTCAAATTAACTTATTAACCGAAAGCCGATTTTGTTCGGAAATTACCCAATTACCCGACTATGTATACAAAATCTTATATACTATATTCGCTACAAATTTTTATTGCTCGTGAGGAAGAAGTAAAGCGAAGGAAGAAACCTTTCTTATGATTCCACGACTACCATAGTAATAACCACCATTAAATCCTTCAGTTGCATCTGCACGTAGATACAACATAAGCCAAGGATACTTTGAAGATGTTAATATCTGCGGGAAAATCCAATGAAGTAGGAGTTCTTCCTATACCTTCACACAGATCAACATCAAGGTCAAACGTTCCATAAAATCCTTAAAGACGCTATTTGGTCCCCAGATGAAACCAATCTTGAGTAATTATGGTATACAAGTGGCTGATTCATACATCCTTCACCAAAACATGGAAAATTTTTTCCAGTTACGATTTTACTGACATTCTTGAGCATAATCATCCAGAAATGCCATGGATCTGACAAATTCTGCACCCTGCAAGTAGAACAGAGATACACTTCCTTTTCCATAGCAAACAGGTTAGGGTCCATGTATGGCCAAAACTGAGTGAGAGGGCTGAGTATAGACTGAGAGTCGAGAGAGTAGAATCATGAGGGAGAGGACTGGGTGTCTGCTGGAAGGAAGAGAATCTAGTAAATGACTAAAACGTTGGTCTTTAAATTTGGTTATCGGGTGTTAACCGAATTAGCCGAATAATTTCGGAACTCAAACGGAAGGCTTCCGTTTCTTACCCATTTCATTCCGGGTCGGTTGCTTTGGAATTTTCGCGCCGGGTTGGTTAAGCGGTTTAAATTTACAGCCCTGACTACACCAAACAAATCACGTTAATTACTAATGAATAACTACACAACGTTAGAACCCAATAgctaataattaaaattagaaatacttgatttggtttaattcCATACGCAAATAAATTTTGAAGGGTCTTCCACAGATTCTCTCTTGATTGTTCTAGCTAATTATCTGGCACTAAGCTTTATGTAATCCAATTAACTAGAACCTTCAACCACTtgcaattaaaatcaaaactacGGGAAGTggaaaaaaacgaaaaaaaaaaaaaaaaggcttaagTGTGAATCTTATCATCAAGACGGTTACAAAAATAGGGAAGAACCCCAACTCAAAGTACCATAGAGATTCTCAGACCAGGAAAGGGAAATATGATTCAAATTAATTGAGCCCAGCGTGTTACTCCTAATATCCATATCAACTCGAGAATAATATAATACTGAAATGTATGGGGATATGTAACATACAAACACAGTAAATTAACCATCATCAGAAAATAAGCTTTAGGAATTACAACAAAAAGGGTAATCATAAACAATGAGGATAACGAAGTAACACCGAAAGATAAGAAAGATCCATGAATGAAAAAGCACTCACCAGTAAGGTTTGGTGTCCCAAACAGTGTCATATTCAAGAGAAAGGTAGTTGAGATACCCATCCATATCATCAACGACTCCGTTCTCATCCAAAAAACGAGACTCTCCAGGTTCACTTGCGTTGCTTCCAAAAGCTATGGTTTTGCTGGGAAGCCGTACGGATTTAAGAGTTGTCGAAGAGAAGTGTGGGCAGAATACGGAGTTGGAGAGTTGGGTTTTGGAAGGGGAAAGATGGGGTCTGAATGAAGCGGAtagggagagagggaggagagagagacttCCCATAGATGCAGAAACGGTATAAAAATATCCGTTTTCTTTTCCAGACTCTCAGTTCAGTTGAGCCGTGTCTTTTATCATTTCTATGGCTTGGATTGGAGATGGAGTTTATCAcccttattttcaaatttattttattatttttataaaaaaatactttttagaaTGTGAAAGTTCTACggtcttttaaaaaaagagaaattcttATTGCAATCTTTGAAGGGGGATTGCATTGTAAGCATAATAAAATACagtgttttattattaaataaaacgtTGCGTTTCATTACAGAAAATCAAAATGCCCCATACATAGATGAAATTGCCCCCCTTGCCCAGATGAAATTGCCCCCCCTCACCCCGTTGCCGTGGCCATCGCCTCTCCCCATCGTATGGTACGTCGTCGTCTTCTTCCTCAGAGAAGAATAAATCCTCTTTCTTCTTCAGATGCATATACAAATCATAGAATGTGtttgtatttggttttggtAAATCGCTTGCTAATTCTTGATGTCCCACtaattagtatatagtattCATTTATTTCCACATATGAGTGAAACTCGAGCAAGTGATTTGCAAAAAGATGGCTACTATCCTTTCAATCGATCTCCCTCCTCGTTTTCTAGAAAACAAGAACTACAAATGaccaaaatgaaagaaaagaaaaacgaaTGAGGTAGAGCTtgagacccaaaaaaaaatataaaaaaacttgaGGAAAATGGAACGAAAACAAACAGAATGTTCCGTTGATGGTAgaggaaaagggaaagaaaacaaacctTGAGTATGTGACGCCGTTGATGGTGGAAGTGGTTTTTCCATCCATGGAGATTTGGTCTGGGGCACAGCAGTGTTCGTACAAAATGTCAAATGTTATCATTTAGCTTTAGGTTGTAGAAGAAGGAGGGGTAAAGTAGTAATTGCAAGCCTAAAGATGTAGACAACCTAGTCATTTTAGCCACTAGGACTGCAATACAATCCTCTAAGAGGACTGTATATAGCACTGCTCTTAAAAGAAATATGGAGATACACTTtaaattcatatgaaaaaattctttaaaaaagactcattttttttaatggtaagtccttttttttttattttttatttttatgataccCATA
This genomic window from Carya illinoinensis cultivar Pawnee chromosome 7, C.illinoinensisPawnee_v1, whole genome shotgun sequence contains:
- the LOC122315914 gene encoding uncharacterized protein LOC122315914, with translation MGSLSLLPLSLSASFRPHLSPSKTQLSNSVFCPHFSSTTLKSVRLPSKTIAFGSNASEPGESRFLDENGVVDDMDGYLNYLSLEYDTVWDTKPYWCQPWTIILTGVSVTASSWLIFNSVVVTIGILLLICTWWYIFLYSYPKAYSEMIAERRKRVTNGVEDTFGLGNDIN